A segment of the Stigmatopora nigra isolate UIUO_SnigA chromosome 15, RoL_Snig_1.1, whole genome shotgun sequence genome:
caaatctggcccactgcatcattttttgtggcctgggaaagtaaatcatgagtgctgactttctgttttaggatcaaattcaaatgataggtatagatgtatattatatttacttattttccaccttttaaatcaataattgcaattttttgaagaaaaaaattatttgtgtttttagttcaaaaatattttagtcctttttttctgtttatatttcatatgtactgttaacgaaggcacttttttatatgtatcgtatcttgtgcttttttaagtcaatgtgaccctcgggccaaaaagtttgcccacaccTGGTCTAAATGCAACCATATTTCATGCTCAATTACATGTTTATAAGATATTTTTCCACATGTTTGCAGGCATTCCAGCTGGGTCCAACAGAAGCCTCTCAGTATTGGGTTTACTGGGTACCTACTCAGTTTGTGGATGCTATCAAAGACACAGTCCTAGGAAAATGGCAGTATTTCTAATGTGCCTCTTATCCGATTTGAGTTTGTCGATGTTGCTAtgggacaacaacaacaacaaaatcgggagaagaagagagagagaaagactggAGGAAACCTGTGGGCATCTCATCTGAAGGAACTTGAAGACAAACGCCTGCCGAGTCCAATCATGCGCTACAATGTGAACAATCACATTTCTTAGCCCTTCCTCTTGTTGATCATTGAGCTTCAACCAACTTAAGGAGAAACACAATGAAACAATTGTACAGAAATTGCTAACAGTTTTCTTCTGTTATtcataaagaaataaaagttatttaatgaaattagctttgctttcttttttgttcttttaacgTGTATGACATTCAGATCTAACAGTTCTGGAGCTAAATATTGCTGCAAAAAgatattttgttaaataaactATACTGAAATTAACTTGGAGAAAGCGtggtttttaaaactatttttccaATTAATGTAGTTTAGTTTTATTCATATTGTTCCATGTAAGACAATTGTATTTGTGAAAAGtaacatattttgcatttatgttTAGTTTTTACATATAATGTTCTTTGAATTAAGTGAAAGAtgcatttatttctattttttagttgtttttcatGTCATAGTCAAATCTGTCGTTTGTAAGGGGGACttcaagcttttattttgaaaagcactCAAAAGAGATGACGCTATAACTACGGAAGTCCATCCACACGCGggggaaaataaaacatgatgtAGTCATCATTTTTGGCTATCTTGTGACGTAATGGACTCACCTGTTGATCCGAAGCGTCCTCCACCCGTCAAAGTCTTGTCCGGTCAACTGAGGACAGCGAAGGAGGTACGTGGGACTACCGGTGAGACCACGGTCGGCTGGCTCCTCAGGCCCGGGAAGGATCGCTCCTTGTCGGTCTCGCTGGTGTGGATGCAGGGCACCGTGATGGAAGTGCAGCTGGAGCTCAACAGCGTGCTTCTCATGGATGAGACGGGCACGTTCACCGTCCAGGGCATCAACAGCATCCCTAAAGGGAAACCATGTCTTTGTTCGGGTAaatattaatttcataagtgATAGAGATCTTGGTTaggattttcttgacttttgctGTAGTTTGACATTGTTTTGGTTGTAGTAGTGTAGTTATATATATAGCAATATCTTTATAGTACTTTTATTTGTGTTCAGGCAGTGAAAGATACCTCAATCGCTTCTTATTTAAAGTGGATTTGAagttaatgctattttttttcaattacctGATTGgaatttcatacctgtcaacctcgaaccatttgtgatcttaccaaattttgttttcgcccttacatatatgtataaatacatggaaaatcttaccactttacttttttgtaaaaaatcacgaacaacaagtgaaaatgaaagtaaacataaacaagggaacaggaaacggaaatcacatggtgaaagtgttacaaaacgaaatgtttatcatgatcttttttttttagccaatcagaggcgccggtacatatatcacttggcagacatgcgtttccgggaagaaacaatggcggatggtgaaaaatggctagaaagtgccttaatttattttttttttctcaaaatcaccgtttagcgtaccattttcatgtgtacagcgtaccaatataaaaatgggctttcagttgtaccaattacggcgagaacgtaccagttgacaggtatggaatttTATTAACAAGGGAAAGTGGAAGAATTTCATGGTAGCTTTTTGCATCCTTTGACTTTTAAGAAAGCATCCCATAAGTTAAGATCATCGAAATGATTGAAGGTGTTTGTTGTAATTTCAAGATTAGCCACCCTGattcaacttttaaaaaaaaaaaaaagtactttatacCTAATATGAACTGGTCTGCTCCTATTCCCCAAGGTAAATACGTGATGGTAATGGGAGTGGTCCATGCCGTCTCCCCGGAGCCAGTGATCCGAGCTATGAAGATGGCCGACCTCTCTGAACAAGCCGCTTTGCATCGACAAATGTGGAAGCTGGAGGTGGAAGACCTCCAGCATGTGTTGGTTGCCAGGCGGGGGTCTCTTCCCTCTCTTCCCTCCACTGGTCCTTGACAACCAGAAACAAATGGACCTCAGCCAACTCCTCCCATATTCTATGAATCAGCTCATTAGCATTAAGTAGATCATCtgacaatattaaaaagtacagaAAAATCTACAATTGATCTtataaaaaatgctttatttggCATTTTGTCATTTATAGTTCAGCCAATGTGTTTGTCAATTGCACTGAAACAAGCCTCTTAGATTGaatttgttgtcaatggcaggctaTGAGTTAAAAAAGTGGTTATTAGATAACTGGGATCGATGTTTGagttaataaaaaacaaactgtcaaatgacTGAGTATGGGAAATGTGGGGAGGGGCTTTACAACTTGATACTTCCAATCACCCCATTGAGATGAGTGGCGCATAAGCTAATTAGGTATTCTTAAGAAGAAAACGGTATTTTCCAAATTCATTGTCATTGGGTGCTATAAGATGGTCTTTTCTGGCTTTGTCCAGTTTCCTCAAAAGGACTTTGTGTCTCTCCTTCCACTCCTGCAGCTCCTTTTCACCATGTGCCATCTTGCATGTCTCATTCTTGGTGCATGTGTCTTTTTTGAACCTGTTCAAACACACATGTTAGTGTCAAAGGACAACATTGCATATGAAATGTCCTTTAAGGCAATGGTTGGTTCGtgagccgcattaacgtcaactgggtttcatgtgggccggaccattttagatataatatttagatttacttttataaatggattaaaagacctgattattcagttttttatagatctaaaacaatgtttattttagcttttttttttttagatatttttagattttacaaaatgatttttgaactaaaaacacagaaaaaaatagattaaaaaatgactattattggtttaaaaggtggaaaatcaggaaatttaatatacatctatactcttcattttaatttgatcctaaaacagaaagtcggcactcataattgactttcccgggccacacaaaatgatgcggcaggccagatttggccctcacaccgccactttgacacgctTTAAGGAAAAGATGCCCCATTTAGATTTTTGGGGTGATTCCCAATATGTTCATATTGCCCAAACTTTGGCGATTCACTATAGATATTGTCACATATAGACAATAAAGGTTGTAGTCATGATTATGTCTCACAAAGCTCACCTCTCACAGATTTGGAAAATCCCAGTGGGGAAACGATACTGCCAACGGTTGTCATCATCCTCGGAGCTGAAGACTCTGTCCTTGTGCTTTTCCGAGGTGATATGCTTCTGCCATTGCTTCTCGCTGTTGCAGTTCTTTGCGCAAAACCAGCAGTGGTTACCGTCCTGCACCAAGCACAAAGACGCAAATCACTTTTTAAAccggtgaatcgtaatataacataaacaaatctaaatgacacactcaaaaataagttttatctaaccttacactaaacttaattctaatttagttttacatttgtaTACCTTTCATCCTGGCTCTATTTGCTCcgctcttatgtcaaggtaccactgtactataaacgcactactctcgtcttctctgcgcagcagccatcatatggcgcgcagtaaataaaatccaaacataattttttaaattttttacctCTTTCctcatgatggcgccatttacacAGCAGCCaatggtagtagctctgtccactcttatgttttttgtgttttacagcatgttttacatgaaaaattagaagcaacattgacatgcacctgcttaaggcaagtgtgatactggcgagcaatgatgatgtcactcacactggtactcagtgcgctcagggaggttgtctttctgcccagaccaatgaaaaattaaagcCGACTCACCACTTCTTCCACGTAGTCTGTGGGCATCTGGATGGGCTTTCCATTCTCCCTCCCGGAGACGTTGGCGTTCTCCTCCCCCCAGTCTGCTCTCTGTGACTCTAGCCAACTTTCATAAAGCTGATCAAAATCTgcgactaaaaaaaaacaaacccaaaacaTTCAATCAAAGTCCATCATGCGAATAAACCAAGCAACTTACTGTTGTTTTCCTTCATGAAGGTCCAGAAATCTCGTTCCTCTGGGCCGTGTGCAAAAGTGCAATTGCCGATGTATTGACACTTTTTACTAGCGGCCACGTGGCGGCAAATCtaaaatgaagggaaaaaaaatatctatatatataaagatgCATGAAATTATGTGTTATATTGAATTACCTCAAACTGTGCTGGTATTGGCTTTGTGGCAGGAAGGGCTCTAATTGGTGTCCACTTTTTCCTTTCAATAGAACTCACGAGCACCACTCGCTTGTCTTTGGCCCACCTGTCAAGGAAAACTCACTTAATATTCGACCAAAAAAGTTGTCAAATTTTCCCCGCAGGTGATCTTACGTGTGCCTTGCTTTAGCTGAGCAATACTTTTGCTGTTTGTCTGCCTCACTGAGCTGTCCATTTCTCCAACATTGGCTACAAACAAACATCATCTTCAAATTTGGAGGTCCAAACCTCCTTTGAACTgaacactgagaaaaaa
Coding sequences within it:
- the rmi2 gene encoding recQ-mediated genome instability protein 2; this translates as MDSPVDPKRPPPVKVLSGQLRTAKEVRGTTGETTVGWLLRPGKDRSLSVSLVWMQGTVMEVQLELNSVLLMDETGTFTVQGINSIPKGKPCLCSGKYVMVMGVVHAVSPEPVIRAMKMADLSEQAALHRQMWKLEVEDLQHVLVARRGSLPSLPSTGP